The Urocitellus parryii isolate mUroPar1 chromosome 6, mUroPar1.hap1, whole genome shotgun sequence genome includes a window with the following:
- the Trmt5 gene encoding tRNA (guanine(37)-N(1))-methyltransferase, with the protein MRVVWRPFISSRRLLKVENCNATVSELLIPLAWITVTQKLRKVPDIFFWGQRKRFSTMPEIEANKRDSELFSPPSDVRGMTKLDRTAFKKTVTIPVLKVRKEIVSRLMRSLKRVALQRPGIKRVIEDPEDEESRLIMLDPYKMFTCDSFEKAELSTLKQLNVNPQISKYSLELTYDNFKSEEILRAVLPKGQDVISGFSRVGHIAHLNLRDHQLPFKHLIGQVMIDKNPGITSAVNKINNIDNTYRNFQMEVLSGEENMLTKVRENNYTYEFDFSKVYWNPRLSTEHSRITELLKPGDVLFDVFAGVGPFAVPAAKKNCTVFANDLNPESHKWLLHNCKLNKVDQKVKVFNLDGKDFLQGPVREELMQQLALPKERKHSVHIVMNLPAKAIEFLCAFKSLLDGQPCSSDLLPIVHCYSFSKDVNPAKDVQQQAGAVLGISLEACSSVHLVRNVAPNKEMLCITFQIPTSVLYKNQTTNLEYGEDPPLKRQKTDNVFSEGNTQIASNT; encoded by the exons ATGAG agttgtATGGAGGCCATTTATATCCTCAAGAAGACTTCTGAAGGTGGAAAACTGTAATGCAACTGTATCAGAATTGCTGATCCCACTAGCATGGATAACAGTGACACAAAAGCTTAGGAAAGTGCCTGATATTTTCTTTTGGGGTCAAAGAAAAAGATTCTCAACCATGCCAGAAATAGAAGCAAATAAAAGAGACTCTGAGTTATTTTCACCACCTTCTGATGTTAGAGGAATGACGAAACTTGATAGAACAGCTTTTAAAAAGACAGTCACCATTCCAGTGCTTAAAGTGAGGAAAGAAATAGTCAGCAGATTGATGCGATCCCTTAAAAGGGTAGCACTGCAGCGCCCAGGCATAAAGCGGGTGATTGAAGATCCAGAAGATGAAGAAAGTAGACTAATTATGTTGGATCCCTATAAAATGTTTACTTGTGATTCCTTTGAGAAAGCAGAACTCAGTACTTTAAAGCAACTTAATGTCAATCCACAGATTTCTAAATATAGTTTGGAACTAACTTATGACAACTTTAAGTCAGAAGAAATCTTGAGAGCTGTGCTTCCTAAAGGTCAAGATGTGATTTCAGGGTTTAGCCGAGTTGGACATATTGCACACCTGAATCTTCGAGATCATCAGCTCCCTTTCAAGCATTTAATTG gCCAAGTTATGATTGACAAAAATCCAGGAATCACCTCAGcagtaaataaaatcaataatattgaCAATACATACCGAAATTTCCAAATGGAAGTGCTATCTGGAGAAGAGAACATGCTGACCAAG GTTCGGGAAAACAACTACACCTatgaatttgatttttcaaaagtctATTGGAATCCTCGTCTCTCCACAGAACACAGCCGTATCACAGAACTTCTAAAGCCTGGGGATGTCCTATTTGATGTTTTTGCTGGAGTTGGGCCCTTTGCTGTTCCAGCAGCAAAGAAAAACTGCACTGTATTTGCCAATGATCTTAATCCTGAATCCCATAAATGGCTGTTACAcaattgtaaattaaataaagtagaccAAAAGGTGAAAGTCTTCAACTTGGATGGTAAAGACTTTCTCCAAGGACCAGTCAGAGAAGAGTTAATGCAGCAGCTGGCActgccaaaagaaagaaaacactctgTCCACATTGTCATGAATTTGCCAGCAAAGGCTATAGAGTTTCTCTGTGCTTTCAAATCACTTTTAGATGGGCAGCCATGCAGCAGTGACCTCCTTCCCATAGTACACTGTTACAGCTTTTCTAAAGATGTTAATCCTGCTAAAGATGTTCAGCAACAAGCTGGAGCAGTGTTAGGCATTTCCTTGGAAGCATGCAGTTCAGTTCATTTAGTAAGAAATGTGGCCCCTAACAAGGAAATGCTCTGCATCACCTTTCAAATTCCTACTTCTGTACTCTACAAGAACCAGACCACAAATCTAG AGTATGGCGAAGATCCACCTCTTAAACGGCAAAAGACAGATAATGTCTTTTCAGAAGGAAACACACAAATTGCTTCAAACACTTAA